From Amphritea atlantica, a single genomic window includes:
- a CDS encoding RND family transporter — MNSANNIDTGAASPQPETFDPHSGSVIERLVFNQRRLVLTICLIISIGLGWQATQLGLNASFEKMIPTGHPFITNFLANRSSLAGLGNSLRVAVGVKQGSIYDQQYLQTLQKINDELYLLPGVDRPYMKSLWTPSTRWIAVTEEGMDGGTVIPGDFDGSAASLEQVKLNVQRSGEIGQLVSANFRSSIVYVPLLDKDPRTGEPLDYGDLSRQLEQIRTRYQSDNIEIHITGFAKIVGDLIEGMQQVLVFFVLAVAIATAVLYAYTRCLRSSLLVMGCSLIGVLWQLGMLQLFGFDLNPYSILVPFLVFAIGISHGAQKMNGVMRDIGSGMAPYVATRNTFRRLFRTGIAALITDAFGFAVLLVIDIGVIRELAIAASLGVAVLIISNLVLLPVLLSYIGVTPKAAARSVQHDSAAGSDREIHQVLPGRLWKFFALFTERKWALTALTVAACLAVFGSVVGSRLQIGDLEPGAPELRADSRYNLDTAFMADNYAASSDIFVVMVKTAVDSCTHYSVLSKVRELTGQLERLPGVESTNSMARLSRYAMVGYNEGNFKWLELIPNNAALGAVQARAPRELFNADCSLLSVYVYLKDHKAATLNSVVEVAQRFAADYSDDEARFMLAAGNSGIEAATNIVVKKAMNQMMYMVYGAVIILCWITFRTWRGVVAAVLPLMLTSVMCQALMVKLGIGVKVAILPVIALGVGIGVDYALYVLSVLLMGLRFGMTVTQAYQLALRQTGRIVMLTGATLAVGVATWVFSPIRFQADMGILLAFMFLFNMLGALILLPALAHFLFGSTVIAQPVNSSAPVQEHNDNHPGGLKSQSFTEENSHA; from the coding sequence GTGAATAGTGCGAATAATATAGATACCGGTGCAGCGAGCCCGCAGCCGGAAACGTTCGATCCGCATTCCGGATCGGTTATTGAACGTCTGGTGTTTAATCAGCGTCGGCTGGTGCTGACAATTTGCCTGATCATCAGTATCGGACTGGGCTGGCAGGCAACTCAGCTTGGGCTGAATGCCAGTTTTGAGAAGATGATTCCCACCGGACACCCGTTTATCACTAATTTCCTCGCCAACCGTTCCAGTCTGGCCGGGCTGGGTAACTCGCTGCGGGTTGCGGTGGGCGTTAAACAGGGCTCCATTTATGATCAGCAGTACCTGCAAACACTGCAGAAGATAAATGATGAATTGTACCTGCTGCCGGGGGTTGATCGCCCCTATATGAAATCTCTGTGGACCCCCAGTACCCGCTGGATTGCCGTGACCGAAGAGGGCATGGATGGCGGTACGGTGATTCCTGGTGATTTCGATGGCTCTGCCGCGAGTCTGGAACAGGTAAAGCTGAATGTGCAACGCTCCGGTGAGATCGGACAGCTGGTGTCGGCTAATTTCCGCTCCAGTATTGTCTATGTGCCGCTGTTGGATAAAGATCCGCGTACTGGCGAGCCCCTTGACTACGGTGATCTGTCCCGACAACTGGAGCAGATCAGAACCAGGTATCAGAGTGATAATATTGAGATTCATATCACCGGTTTTGCCAAAATTGTCGGTGATCTGATTGAAGGTATGCAGCAGGTTCTGGTGTTTTTCGTACTGGCGGTGGCGATTGCCACAGCTGTACTGTATGCCTATACCCGCTGCCTGCGTAGCTCGCTGCTGGTAATGGGGTGCTCCCTGATTGGTGTTCTATGGCAATTGGGGATGTTGCAGCTGTTTGGTTTCGATCTGAACCCCTATTCCATCCTGGTGCCGTTTCTGGTATTTGCCATCGGTATCAGCCATGGTGCGCAGAAAATGAACGGTGTAATGCGCGATATTGGTAGTGGCATGGCGCCCTATGTGGCCACCCGCAACACCTTTCGTCGTCTGTTCCGCACCGGTATCGCCGCACTGATTACCGATGCCTTTGGCTTTGCGGTATTGCTGGTAATCGATATCGGTGTGATCCGGGAGCTGGCGATTGCGGCCAGTCTGGGGGTGGCGGTGCTGATTATCAGTAACCTGGTACTGTTGCCGGTATTGCTCTCCTATATCGGTGTGACACCGAAGGCGGCTGCGCGCTCGGTTCAGCATGATAGTGCGGCGGGGAGTGATCGTGAAATTCATCAGGTCCTGCCCGGACGGTTGTGGAAATTCTTTGCCCTGTTTACTGAGCGTAAATGGGCTTTGACTGCGTTGACAGTTGCGGCCTGTCTGGCAGTGTTTGGTTCGGTGGTCGGTAGCCGCTTGCAGATCGGTGATCTGGAACCGGGCGCCCCTGAGTTGCGGGCAGATTCCCGTTATAACCTGGATACCGCTTTTATGGCAGATAACTATGCCGCCAGTTCCGATATCTTCGTGGTGATGGTGAAAACCGCAGTGGATAGCTGTACCCATTACTCAGTCTTGTCGAAGGTTCGTGAGCTGACTGGCCAGCTGGAACGGCTACCCGGTGTTGAATCGACCAACTCAATGGCGCGGCTATCCCGCTATGCGATGGTGGGCTACAACGAGGGCAACTTTAAATGGCTGGAGTTGATTCCCAACAATGCAGCGCTGGGAGCGGTGCAGGCACGGGCGCCACGGGAGCTGTTTAATGCGGATTGCAGCTTATTATCGGTATATGTCTATCTGAAGGACCATAAGGCCGCGACGCTTAACAGTGTGGTTGAAGTCGCGCAGAGATTTGCGGCTGATTACAGCGATGATGAGGCTCGCTTTATGCTGGCAGCGGGCAATTCCGGCATTGAGGCCGCCACCAATATCGTGGTTAAAAAAGCGATGAACCAGATGATGTATATGGTCTACGGTGCGGTGATTATTCTCTGTTGGATCACCTTCCGCACCTGGCGCGGCGTAGTGGCGGCGGTTTTGCCACTGATGCTGACCTCGGTGATGTGTCAGGCGCTGATGGTCAAGCTGGGAATCGGCGTTAAGGTGGCGATTCTACCGGTGATTGCGCTGGGTGTGGGGATCGGTGTGGATTACGCGCTATATGTCCTGTCAGTGTTGCTGATGGGGCTGCGCTTCGGCATGACGGTAACCCAGGCTTATCAGCTGGCGTTGCGTCAGACCGGCCGGATCGTGATGCTGACCGGTGCAACGTTGGCGGTGGGGGTGGCTACCTGGGTGTTCTCCCCTATCCGTTTTCAGGCGGATATGGGCATCCTGCTGGCGTTTATGTTCCTGTTTAACATGCTTGGGGCGTTGATTCTGTTGCCTGCGCTGGCGCACTTTCTGTTTGGCTCTACTGTGATTGCTCAGCCTGTTAACAGCAGTGCGCCAGTTCAGGAACACAATGATAATCATCCGGGTGGTCTCAAAAGCCAGTCTTTTACAGAGGAGAACAGTCATGCTTGA
- the ccsA gene encoding cytochrome c biogenesis protein CcsA: protein MHILPAIFAIICYLIAAVLQWQVVGGRSINSTIIRLIGLLAVISHGFSAYLDLHRPSGIHLEFFSAGSLIGWLVAALVLLSSLRQKIDNLYIGIFPLAAFALFFTLFGLDSQQGKHYDTGLVIHILISILAYSIFTLAAFQAVLLAKQEYQLKHHITKGLLRSLPPLQTMEALLFEMIWTGLILLTLSLISGVIVFDDLFAQHLVHKTVLSILAWLLYATLLIGRHLLGWRSHRAIRWTVGGFIVLMLSFFGSKFVVELLL, encoded by the coding sequence ATGCACATTCTGCCCGCTATTTTCGCCATAATATGTTATCTGATCGCGGCTGTTTTACAGTGGCAGGTCGTCGGCGGACGCAGTATCAACAGTACGATCATCCGCCTCATCGGTTTACTGGCAGTTATCAGTCACGGTTTCTCGGCCTATCTGGATCTTCACCGCCCGAGCGGTATCCATCTGGAGTTCTTCAGCGCCGGCTCACTGATCGGCTGGCTGGTAGCCGCACTGGTTCTGTTAAGCTCATTGCGGCAAAAAATCGATAATCTCTACATCGGCATTTTTCCGCTGGCCGCTTTCGCCCTGTTTTTCACCTTGTTCGGGCTTGATTCACAACAGGGGAAACATTATGACACGGGCCTGGTGATCCATATCCTGATCTCTATTCTGGCCTACAGTATCTTTACCCTGGCGGCATTTCAGGCGGTATTGCTGGCAAAGCAGGAATATCAGCTGAAACATCACATAACCAAAGGCTTGCTGCGCTCCCTTCCGCCCTTGCAAACCATGGAAGCCCTGCTGTTTGAGATGATCTGGACCGGTTTGATTCTGCTGACGCTGTCGCTGATCAGTGGCGTGATTGTCTTTGATGATCTGTTTGCCCAGCATCTGGTTCATAAAACAGTTCTCTCTATTCTTGCCTGGCTACTCTATGCGACCCTTCTGATTGGTCGCCATCTGCTGGGCTGGCGCAGCCACAGGGCGATCCGCTGGACCGTCGGCGGCTTTATCGTACTGATGCTCTCTTTCTTTGGCAGTAAGTTTGTTGTCGAACTGTTGTTATGA
- a CDS encoding DUF1329 domain-containing protein, with product MKNTLNIKTLRMVVTGVSLAIAAQASMAAVDASMAEQLKTTLTPVGAEKAGNADNTIPAWSGGYSKVAEGYTSGEPRPDPFAGEQPLFTITADNLSQYSAQLNDGVKALFAKNPDFRMNIYPTHRTAAAPQWVYDNTLKNATNAALAADEASVSGAYGGIPFPIPETGAEVMWNHRLGWSGQSVEYAMKTYIVTSDGHRSLASEGEELLQFPYYYKEGNAASYSGVNQLGRFIVTGPASKAGEAILVHDPSVAEKKRAIWQYLVGQRRVRKAPSVAYDTPDFVTSGVGLFDEAFMMFGPIDRHSYKLAGKKEIFIPYNNNHAAQVGIDELMGDHYLNPENVRWELHRVWVVEAELKPGLRHTVPKRTYYIDEDSWKIVLFDGWDAKGDLWRMNYSLTYLVPELPALVTNVMWGGYDLQTGAYYLNAAMNGGTPHYRVREPISEGTWSPVELANQGAR from the coding sequence ATGAAAAACACACTTAACATTAAAACACTCAGAATGGTTGTCACCGGTGTCAGTCTGGCGATAGCGGCTCAGGCTTCTATGGCCGCTGTAGATGCCTCAATGGCAGAGCAGTTAAAGACAACGTTAACCCCAGTGGGCGCAGAAAAAGCGGGCAATGCTGACAACACCATCCCGGCCTGGAGCGGCGGCTACAGCAAAGTAGCAGAGGGCTATACCAGTGGCGAGCCACGTCCGGATCCATTTGCCGGTGAACAGCCGTTATTTACGATTACTGCGGACAATCTCAGCCAATACAGTGCTCAGCTCAATGATGGCGTTAAAGCCCTGTTTGCGAAAAATCCCGATTTTCGCATGAATATCTATCCGACTCACCGTACCGCAGCGGCGCCACAGTGGGTGTATGACAATACCCTGAAGAACGCCACCAATGCTGCGCTGGCTGCGGATGAGGCATCCGTCAGTGGTGCTTACGGCGGAATTCCTTTTCCGATACCTGAAACCGGTGCTGAGGTGATGTGGAATCACCGTTTAGGCTGGTCAGGGCAATCGGTCGAGTATGCGATGAAAACCTATATCGTGACCTCCGACGGGCATCGTTCGCTGGCCAGTGAAGGTGAAGAGCTGCTGCAGTTTCCTTACTACTACAAAGAGGGTAATGCTGCCAGCTATAGCGGTGTGAACCAGTTGGGTCGTTTTATTGTGACCGGACCGGCCTCCAAAGCGGGTGAAGCGATTCTTGTACATGATCCTTCGGTAGCCGAGAAAAAGCGGGCTATCTGGCAGTATCTGGTCGGTCAGCGCCGGGTGCGTAAAGCGCCATCGGTGGCTTATGATACCCCGGATTTCGTGACCTCCGGTGTCGGTCTTTTCGATGAGGCGTTCATGATGTTTGGCCCAATCGATCGTCATAGCTATAAGCTGGCAGGCAAAAAAGAGATCTTTATCCCCTATAACAACAACCACGCCGCTCAGGTGGGAATCGATGAACTGATGGGGGATCACTATCTGAATCCGGAAAATGTTCGCTGGGAACTTCATCGTGTCTGGGTTGTTGAAGCCGAACTGAAGCCTGGATTGCGTCACACCGTTCCTAAGCGGACCTATTACATCGACGAAGACAGCTGGAAAATTGTGCTGTTCGATGGCTGGGATGCGAAAGGCGACCTGTGGCGTATGAACTACTCACTGACCTATCTGGTGCCTGAACTACCAGCGCTGGTAACCAATGTGATGTGGGGGGGATATGACCTGCAGACCGGTGCGTACTATCTGAACGCTGCGATGAATGGTGGCACCCCGCATTACCGGGTGCGTGAACCGATATCTGAAGGCACCTGGAGTCCGGTAGAGCTGGCCAACCAGGGTGCTCGTTAA
- a CDS encoding NAD(P)-dependent alcohol dehydrogenase — MKIQAAVARTVHGPLTLEHLELEEPRADEIRVRVVATGVCHTDIVVRDGMLPTPMPVVLGHEGAGVVESVGSGVTKVVPGDHVVMTYNSCGGCPSCEDHAPSYCHEFFPRNFFAIRADGTTALSKDDEVIQSNFFGQSSFATHALCHERNIVKVTDAVSLELLGPLACGVQTGAGAVINALQVKAGKSIAIFGTGSVGLSAVMAAHAMGATTIIAVDMNDERLAFAEGVGATHSLNPAKGDVTAAIMEITGYGVDYALDTTGLTPVIKGAVLSLAPRGCCGVLGASAPGSEIILDEVHFMSGGRRLIGIVEGESDPDSFIPQLIDLYQQGKFPFDKMVRFYPFDQINEAIADSESGVTIKPVVRM; from the coding sequence ATGAAGATTCAAGCGGCGGTTGCCCGGACTGTACATGGGCCGCTAACACTGGAACATCTTGAACTTGAAGAGCCTCGTGCCGATGAGATCCGGGTACGTGTCGTTGCCACCGGTGTCTGTCATACCGATATTGTGGTGCGCGATGGCATGTTACCGACGCCAATGCCTGTAGTGCTGGGTCATGAGGGGGCCGGCGTGGTTGAGAGCGTGGGATCGGGTGTGACGAAAGTTGTCCCGGGCGATCATGTAGTGATGACCTATAACTCCTGTGGTGGTTGCCCCAGCTGTGAGGATCATGCGCCCAGCTACTGTCATGAGTTTTTTCCGCGCAACTTCTTTGCCATCCGGGCAGACGGTACGACGGCACTGTCAAAGGACGATGAGGTGATACAGAGTAATTTCTTTGGACAGTCCTCTTTTGCCACCCATGCGCTGTGTCATGAGCGCAACATCGTCAAAGTGACCGATGCCGTATCGCTGGAGCTGCTCGGGCCGCTGGCCTGTGGTGTACAAACCGGTGCTGGGGCGGTTATCAATGCGCTGCAGGTGAAAGCGGGTAAGTCGATTGCGATCTTTGGTACCGGCTCGGTGGGGCTGTCAGCCGTGATGGCCGCCCATGCGATGGGTGCCACAACCATTATTGCCGTTGATATGAATGATGAGCGACTGGCCTTTGCCGAAGGGGTAGGGGCGACACACAGCCTGAATCCCGCTAAAGGTGATGTCACTGCTGCGATCATGGAGATCACCGGTTACGGGGTGGATTATGCACTGGATACCACCGGACTGACTCCGGTGATTAAGGGCGCGGTATTGAGTCTGGCCCCTCGGGGCTGCTGTGGTGTGCTGGGCGCGTCGGCTCCCGGTAGTGAGATTATTCTCGATGAGGTGCATTTCATGAGTGGCGGTCGACGTCTGATAGGTATCGTTGAAGGCGAGTCGGATCCGGACAGTTTCATTCCGCAACTGATCGATCTTTATCAGCAGGGTAAATTTCCCTTCGATAAGATGGTCCGGTTCTATCCATTTGATCAGATCAATGAGGCGATAGCGGATTCTGAATCCGGGGTTACCATCAAACCTGTGGTCAGGATGTAG
- a CDS encoding DUF1289 domain-containing protein — protein MNNEFAPPRPIRSPCIGVCALDEKDLCVACRRSGMEIAEWGVLTDEQKKAVWALIRQREAEDSKA, from the coding sequence ATGAATAATGAATTTGCACCGCCCCGTCCGATCCGCTCCCCCTGTATTGGTGTGTGCGCGCTGGATGAGAAAGATCTGTGTGTCGCCTGTCGTCGCAGCGGTATGGAGATCGCTGAGTGGGGTGTGCTCACGGATGAACAGAAAAAAGCAGTCTGGGCGCTGATCCGACAGCGGGAAGCGGAAGACAGCAAGGCCTGA
- the ffh gene encoding signal recognition particle protein has translation MFENLTDRLAKTLKAVTGQAKLTEDNIQGTLREVRMALLEADVALPVVKAFINNVKERAVGTEVSKSLSPGQVFVKIVQQELEKVMGEANEGLNLATQPPAVVMMAGLQGAGKTTSVAKLSRFLREREKKKVLVVSADVYRPAAIKQLETLAAEVSVEFFPSSIEQKPIDIVNAAIHHARIKHFDVLIVDTAGRLHVDSDMMDEIKALHAAIKPVETLFVVDAMTGQDAANTAKAFNDVLPLTGVVLTKTDGDARGGAALSVRHITGKPIKFLGVGEKVDALEPFHPDRIASRILGMGDVLSLIEEVEQKVDKEKAERLAKKVQKGKGFDLEDFRDQLQQMNNMGGMASLMDKLPGMGQMAPAMQGANLSSAEKGFKQFESIINSMTPLERKRPDVISGSRKKRIAMGSGTQIQDVNRLLKQHKQMAKMMKKFSSKAGMAKMMRGMKGMMPGGMGGPGGFPRM, from the coding sequence ATGTTTGAGAATCTGACGGATCGTCTGGCTAAAACGCTTAAAGCGGTCACGGGTCAGGCAAAGCTGACCGAAGACAATATTCAAGGCACTCTGCGTGAAGTGCGCATGGCGCTGCTGGAAGCAGATGTGGCGTTGCCCGTTGTTAAAGCGTTTATTAACAACGTAAAAGAACGGGCGGTAGGCACCGAAGTCAGTAAGAGCCTGAGTCCGGGACAGGTATTCGTTAAGATCGTCCAGCAAGAGCTGGAAAAAGTGATGGGTGAGGCCAACGAGGGTCTTAACCTGGCGACGCAGCCGCCCGCTGTGGTGATGATGGCGGGCCTGCAGGGTGCCGGTAAAACCACATCGGTCGCCAAACTGTCCCGTTTTCTGCGTGAACGTGAGAAGAAGAAAGTGTTGGTGGTCTCTGCCGACGTTTATCGTCCTGCGGCGATCAAACAGCTGGAAACGCTGGCGGCAGAAGTGTCGGTGGAGTTCTTCCCTTCATCTATAGAACAGAAGCCGATCGATATCGTCAATGCGGCGATTCATCACGCCCGAATCAAGCATTTTGATGTGCTGATTGTCGATACTGCCGGTCGTTTGCATGTCGACAGCGATATGATGGACGAGATCAAAGCGTTACATGCGGCGATTAAACCGGTGGAAACGTTGTTTGTTGTCGATGCGATGACCGGTCAGGATGCTGCCAATACCGCTAAAGCGTTCAATGATGTGTTGCCGCTGACCGGTGTGGTTCTGACTAAAACCGACGGTGATGCCCGTGGCGGTGCTGCGTTGTCGGTTCGTCATATCACCGGTAAACCGATCAAATTCCTCGGTGTGGGTGAGAAGGTTGATGCCCTTGAGCCGTTCCATCCGGATCGTATTGCATCCCGGATTCTGGGGATGGGTGATGTTCTCTCTCTGATTGAGGAGGTAGAACAGAAGGTCGATAAGGAGAAAGCTGAGCGGCTGGCCAAAAAAGTTCAGAAGGGTAAGGGCTTTGATCTGGAAGATTTCCGTGATCAGCTGCAGCAGATGAACAACATGGGAGGTATGGCCTCCCTGATGGACAAGCTGCCTGGCATGGGGCAGATGGCTCCGGCGATGCAGGGGGCGAATCTGTCCAGCGCAGAAAAAGGCTTTAAGCAGTTTGAGTCGATCATCAACTCGATGACCCCTCTTGAACGCAAACGCCCGGATGTGATCAGCGGCTCCCGCAAAAAACGGATCGCTATGGGTTCCGGTACCCAGATACAGGATGTTAACCGTCTGCTGAAGCAGCATAAGCAGATGGCTAAGATGATGAAGAAGTTTTCATCAAAAGCAGGTATGGCCAAAATGATGCGCGGCATGAAGGGGATGATGCCCGGCGGTATGGGCGGTCCTGGCGGCTTCCCACGGATGTAA
- a CDS encoding MTH1187 family thiamine-binding protein, which produces MKVMIDLCVVPVGVGTSVSEYVTACQRVLQDAGLAHQMHAYGTNIEGEWDEVFTAVKRCHEAVHELGAVRISSSMRIGTRTDRDQTMDDKINSVKAKLKEE; this is translated from the coding sequence ATGAAAGTGATGATCGATCTGTGTGTCGTGCCGGTGGGCGTGGGGACCTCTGTGTCTGAGTATGTGACGGCCTGTCAGCGTGTCCTTCAGGATGCCGGGCTGGCTCATCAGATGCACGCCTATGGTACCAATATCGAGGGTGAGTGGGACGAGGTATTTACTGCGGTGAAGCGCTGTCACGAGGCGGTGCATGAATTGGGTGCTGTGCGGATCAGCAGTAGTATGCGGATCGGCACCCGCACCGATCGCGATCAGACCATGGATGACAAAATAAACAGCGTGAAGGCAAAGCTCAAGGAAGAGTGA
- a CDS encoding alpha/beta hydrolase, whose amino-acid sequence MLDLQIKGMLEQATAAGAPDFADLPPAVAREVYSQILTATDVAVADGVDISDRSIPGPAGELNLRCYRPEGQGELAGAVLYLHGGGFVVGCPRDYDGVVSQLSRLSGCLIVQVDYRLAPEHAYPAAVEDSYAALCWLAEAATELGVKPGQVALAGDSAGANLAAVCALLARDNQGPSVCLQTLIYPTVSGVDEVYESYGRYGEGYTLTTRSMTYFMGHYLNGSAEPVDFRFAPLEAANLSGLPPALIQVAGFDPLRDEGMAYADALMQAGSPVNLTEYAYLTHGYLSMSGAVDAAGRAIEEIAAVWRQTFSSVL is encoded by the coding sequence ATGCTTGATCTGCAGATAAAAGGGATGCTGGAGCAGGCGACTGCTGCGGGAGCGCCGGACTTTGCTGACCTGCCCCCCGCTGTTGCCCGTGAGGTTTACAGTCAGATACTGACGGCCACCGATGTTGCCGTAGCTGACGGGGTGGATATTTCGGACCGGAGTATTCCGGGGCCTGCTGGTGAGTTGAATCTGCGCTGCTACCGGCCGGAGGGGCAGGGTGAACTGGCTGGCGCGGTGCTCTATCTGCACGGTGGCGGCTTTGTGGTGGGCTGTCCCCGGGATTATGACGGTGTTGTCAGTCAGCTAAGCCGGTTGTCCGGTTGCCTGATTGTGCAGGTGGATTACCGTCTGGCACCGGAGCACGCCTATCCGGCCGCCGTCGAAGACAGTTACGCCGCGCTCTGCTGGCTGGCGGAAGCGGCGACGGAACTGGGGGTTAAACCGGGACAGGTTGCCCTGGCCGGTGATAGTGCCGGCGCCAATCTGGCCGCGGTATGTGCGCTGCTGGCACGGGATAACCAAGGCCCCTCGGTCTGTCTGCAAACGCTGATTTATCCTACCGTCTCCGGGGTGGACGAGGTGTATGAGTCCTATGGCAGATATGGTGAGGGTTATACGCTGACGACCCGGAGTATGACCTATTTTATGGGCCATTATCTGAATGGCAGTGCTGAACCTGTCGATTTTCGGTTTGCACCGCTGGAGGCAGCTAACCTGTCAGGCCTGCCGCCGGCACTGATTCAGGTGGCAGGTTTTGATCCGTTGCGGGATGAAGGCATGGCTTACGCTGATGCGCTGATGCAAGCCGGTAGCCCCGTTAATCTGACGGAATATGCGTATCTGACGCATGGTTATCTCAGCATGTCGGGAGCGGTTGATGCTGCCGGTCGGGCAATCGAAGAGATCGCCGCTGTCTGGCGGCAGACTTTTAGTTCAGTTTTGTAA
- a CDS encoding HlyC/CorC family transporter, with product MEGASIESLLGLLLFLILCSAFFSSSETGMMSLNRYRLRHLVKNRHRGAVKANKLLKRPDRLIGVILIGNNFVNILASSIATIIAVQLWGEGGIFIATAALTMVILIFAEVTPKTVAALYPERIAFPAAFVLQPLLKLLYPLVWIVNLITNNLLKLIGVKVTAGEHHHLSTEELRTLVNESGAVLQQRNQSMLLGVLELDEVTVNDIMIPRNEVLGIDMDNDLEMIIDQLSNTAHTRLPVYRGELNKVVGILHMRNLAQVFRQEAVTKAAILQVIHEPYFVPESTPLHTQLLNFQQESRRIALVVDEYGDIQGVVTLEDILEEIVGEMSLNGKEENQDVYPQSDGSYFIDGTANIRDVNKSLNWNLPTDGPKTINGLVMEILEAIPDANICMVIGNYRIETLQVSDNQIKTIRAIEQYRESEEEEE from the coding sequence TTGGAAGGCGCATCGATCGAGTCCCTGTTGGGACTGCTTCTATTTCTGATTCTCTGCTCAGCCTTTTTCTCAAGTTCTGAGACGGGCATGATGTCACTTAACCGCTACCGGTTAAGGCACCTGGTGAAAAACCGTCACCGCGGCGCGGTTAAGGCTAATAAGCTGTTGAAGCGCCCTGACCGACTGATCGGCGTGATTCTGATCGGCAACAACTTCGTCAACATCCTTGCCTCATCAATTGCCACCATCATTGCGGTTCAGCTCTGGGGAGAGGGTGGGATATTCATCGCCACTGCCGCCCTGACAATGGTGATTCTGATTTTCGCTGAGGTTACCCCAAAAACGGTTGCCGCACTCTATCCTGAAAGGATCGCCTTTCCGGCCGCCTTTGTGCTTCAGCCATTACTGAAACTACTCTACCCCCTGGTGTGGATAGTCAACCTGATCACCAACAACTTACTGAAGCTGATTGGCGTCAAAGTGACCGCTGGGGAGCATCACCACCTCAGTACTGAGGAACTGCGAACACTGGTTAATGAATCGGGTGCCGTACTCCAGCAACGCAACCAGTCGATGCTGCTGGGCGTACTGGAGCTGGATGAAGTCACCGTCAATGATATTATGATCCCCCGCAATGAAGTGCTCGGTATCGATATGGACAATGATCTGGAAATGATTATTGATCAGTTAAGTAATACCGCTCACACGCGACTGCCGGTCTACCGTGGTGAGCTGAATAAAGTTGTCGGCATTCTGCATATGCGCAACCTGGCACAGGTATTCAGGCAGGAAGCCGTCACCAAAGCGGCGATTCTGCAGGTTATTCATGAACCCTACTTCGTCCCCGAAAGCACGCCGCTGCATACTCAGCTATTAAACTTCCAACAGGAAAGCCGCCGCATAGCTCTTGTCGTAGATGAATACGGTGATATCCAGGGCGTTGTGACGCTGGAGGATATCCTTGAAGAGATTGTTGGCGAGATGTCACTGAATGGCAAAGAAGAAAACCAGGATGTCTATCCACAGTCCGATGGCAGCTACTTTATTGATGGCACCGCGAATATCCGGGATGTGAATAAGTCGCTCAACTGGAACCTGCCCACTGACGGACCAAAAACCATTAACGGGCTGGTGATGGAGATTCTGGAAGCGATTCCCGATGCTAATATCTGCATGGTGATAGGTAATTACCGGATTGAAACCCTGCAGGTCAGCGACAACCAGATTAAAACCATCCGGGCTATTGAGCAATACCGGGAGAGTGAAGAGGAGGAAGAGTAA
- a CDS encoding CoA pyrophosphatase has protein sequence MINQLKQRLVGYAPRTLDNGGPQASVLIALTNNPAGPEVILTRRCDHLSTHSGEIAFPGGKRDATDPDLLFTALREAQEEVGLHPEKVEIIGSLGDVLSKHQLQVRPYVGIIPGDTELIPNLDELDRIHRVPLSFFLDDRRHHTDKIRFRGMTHYVPAYEFDGDIIWGLTAYMLVELLNVGFDARIPMKIRPEHSIR, from the coding sequence ATGATAAATCAGCTGAAACAACGATTAGTCGGGTACGCCCCGAGGACGCTTGATAATGGCGGCCCGCAAGCCAGTGTGCTGATTGCGCTGACCAATAATCCTGCGGGTCCGGAAGTGATTCTGACCCGTCGATGTGATCATCTGAGTACGCACAGTGGCGAGATCGCGTTTCCGGGAGGGAAGCGTGATGCTACCGACCCGGACCTTCTGTTTACCGCGTTACGTGAAGCGCAAGAGGAGGTGGGGCTTCATCCCGAAAAAGTTGAGATTATCGGCTCCCTGGGTGATGTATTGTCAAAGCATCAGCTTCAGGTGAGGCCCTATGTTGGCATTATACCCGGTGATACCGAACTGATACCCAATCTGGATGAGCTGGACCGGATCCATCGGGTGCCGCTGAGCTTTTTTCTCGATGACCGGCGGCATCATACCGATAAAATCAGGTTCCGGGGGATGACTCATTATGTGCCGGCCTATGAGTTTGACGGGGATATTATCTGGGGGTTGACCGCGTATATGCTGGTGGAACTGCTCAATGTTGGCTTTGATGCGCGGATTCCAATGAAAATCAGACCCGAACACAGTATTCGTTAA